From one Bacillus sp. FJAT-42376 genomic stretch:
- a CDS encoding ThuA domain-containing protein has translation MNVTVWNENRHEQQNPEVRSIYPEGIHGTIAGFLEEMGHRVQTATLDEPEHGLTDEVLQNTDVMIWWGHLAHEEVDDAIVEKVKNRVLDGMGLIVLHSGHFSKIFKSLMGTGCDLKWREADEKERLWVIEPSHPIVEGIGEYIELEKEEMYGEHFDIPAPDELIFMSWFEGGEVFRSGCTYKRGSGKVFYFRPGHETYPTYHNKDIQKVIGNAVQWAEPAKREKPVYGNAQPLEKISAK, from the coding sequence ATGAATGTAACAGTGTGGAATGAAAATCGTCATGAACAGCAAAATCCGGAGGTGCGCTCCATTTATCCCGAGGGGATTCACGGCACGATTGCAGGATTCCTTGAGGAAATGGGCCATCGTGTCCAAACGGCAACACTTGACGAGCCGGAGCATGGTCTGACGGACGAAGTCCTTCAGAACACAGACGTGATGATTTGGTGGGGGCATCTTGCCCATGAAGAAGTAGACGATGCCATTGTAGAAAAAGTGAAAAACAGAGTGCTTGACGGTATGGGGCTGATTGTTCTTCATTCCGGACATTTTTCAAAAATCTTTAAATCTCTTATGGGGACCGGCTGTGACTTGAAATGGAGAGAAGCAGACGAGAAGGAGAGGCTGTGGGTCATTGAACCAAGCCACCCTATTGTGGAAGGAATTGGAGAATACATTGAGCTTGAAAAAGAAGAAATGTATGGAGAGCATTTTGACATTCCGGCACCGGATGAGCTCATATTTATGAGCTGGTTTGAAGGCGGAGAAGTATTCAGAAGCGGATGCACATACAAGCGGGGCAGCGGAAAAGTGTTTTATTTCCGTCCGGGTCATGAAACGTACCCGACTTACCACAACAAAGACATTCAAAAAGTAATTGGAAATGCCGTTCAATGGGCGGAACCGGCAAAACGCGAAAAACCTGTATACGGAAATGCCCAGCCGCTTGAAAAAATTTCAGCAAAATAA
- a CDS encoding ATPase, giving the protein MRDIQTFELNEKEWLVAAADNAGAIGERELDQVKAPIEVTASLTLRVALMECMSVKAVPFSVLIHNFMGDEAWGRIEKACLHLLKEARAEGAAIAGSTESNMEMVQSALGITVLGKVRKKDYQAGCTPPDAAIAVIGEPLVGSEVLEKKDRMIPLSLFMKLVSHPGVYEMIPAGSKGIAHEALILNPQARLINGGLDLYKSCGPASCAVISYKKKDEQELKNLAKDLFYSVSAAE; this is encoded by the coding sequence ATGAGGGATATCCAAACGTTTGAGCTCAATGAGAAAGAGTGGCTCGTTGCTGCAGCCGATAACGCAGGGGCGATCGGGGAAAGGGAGCTTGATCAGGTGAAGGCACCAATTGAAGTGACGGCTTCGCTGACCTTAAGAGTAGCACTGATGGAGTGCATGTCCGTTAAAGCCGTTCCCTTTTCAGTCCTGATTCATAATTTTATGGGAGATGAAGCATGGGGAAGGATAGAGAAAGCCTGCCTTCATCTATTGAAGGAAGCCCGGGCAGAGGGGGCGGCAATAGCCGGGAGCACGGAGAGCAACATGGAGATGGTGCAGTCTGCGCTCGGCATCACTGTGCTCGGAAAAGTGCGGAAAAAGGACTATCAGGCCGGCTGCACACCTCCCGATGCGGCGATCGCGGTGATTGGAGAGCCTTTAGTCGGGTCTGAAGTACTCGAAAAGAAAGACCGGATGATCCCTCTGTCCCTTTTTATGAAGCTTGTCAGCCACCCCGGAGTATATGAGATGATTCCCGCCGGTTCAAAGGGGATTGCCCATGAGGCCCTTATCCTGAATCCGCAGGCGAGACTCATAAACGGCGGCCTTGATCTCTATAAATCTTGCGGACCTGCAAGCTGTGCCGTCATTTCCTATAAAAAAAAGGATGAACAAGAATTGAAAAATCTTGCAAAGGACCTGTTTTATTCTGTTTCAGCGGCAGAATAA
- a CDS encoding bifunctional adenosylcobinamide kinase/adenosylcobinamide-phosphate guanylyltransferase, whose translation MLIFVSGGVRSGKTSFAERLAKEAAGKKGKLNYIAAGRAADQEMVERIAKHQQERFSSALPWHTYEQPRDLHLLSSQFTKNDIVVVDCLTTWLNNEMFSANPPEEVSKHLLMGIQSLERACSVLILVSNELFYDAQPYSKTVLAYQAALGEIHQDAVRKAQSAFLVENGIPVLMKGARQ comes from the coding sequence TTGCTGATTTTCGTATCCGGGGGCGTCAGAAGCGGGAAGACCTCTTTTGCGGAACGTCTCGCAAAGGAGGCAGCAGGGAAAAAAGGAAAACTGAACTACATTGCAGCAGGACGAGCGGCCGATCAGGAAATGGTAGAAAGGATTGCGAAGCATCAGCAGGAACGTTTTTCATCCGCTTTACCCTGGCATACATATGAACAGCCCCGGGATCTGCATCTCCTTTCAAGCCAGTTTACAAAAAACGATATCGTCGTCGTCGACTGTCTGACGACGTGGCTCAACAATGAAATGTTCTCAGCCAATCCGCCTGAAGAGGTATCCAAACACTTGCTCATGGGCATTCAGTCTCTTGAGAGAGCATGCAGTGTGCTGATCCTTGTGTCCAATGAGCTGTTTTATGACGCACAGCCATACAGCAAAACGGTTCTGGCTTATCAGGCTGCGCTGGGGGAAATTCATCAGGATGCCGTAAGAAAGGCGCAATCCGCCTTTCTTGTTGAGAACGGAATTCCGGTTTTAATGAAGGGGGCAAGGCAGTGA
- a CDS encoding LacI family DNA-binding transcriptional regulator — translation MKKKVTIKDVARHAGVSSAAVSYVLNGKNKVSEETKEKIKRSIEELNYLPDLTAISLSKKQSKLIGLLKILSRDSLLPVFQTNLYYNEFISGVESVARGYGYDILLAGISAADECSQWVQRRNLDGLIVMNASGAIVEELARNISIPIVLVDAYDVPEGSYHRMNIDDEEGGYLAAEHLLSLGHTSIAMAVAAAENSPVDEQRIAGYKRALKKYSIPFKPSLIFESGDSTLESSLETGRQIMNSEEPVTAVFATSDILCLGIMRQYASAGKKIPDDLSIVGFDDLNVSQYLSPSLTTVRQDILAKGIQSSEMIFSALFQNSPGTFKKVLPVELAVRESTVAYT, via the coding sequence ATGAAAAAGAAAGTAACGATAAAGGATGTTGCCAGGCATGCAGGAGTATCAAGTGCGGCCGTTTCCTATGTCCTGAACGGGAAAAACAAAGTCTCGGAAGAAACAAAAGAAAAGATTAAGAGATCCATAGAAGAACTGAATTACCTCCCTGATTTAACAGCGATCAGCCTCTCTAAGAAGCAGTCAAAGCTGATCGGACTGCTCAAAATTCTGAGCCGGGACTCCTTATTGCCTGTATTTCAGACGAATCTGTATTACAATGAATTTATTAGCGGAGTCGAAAGCGTGGCGAGGGGTTATGGCTATGATATTCTTCTGGCAGGAATCAGTGCGGCCGATGAATGCAGCCAATGGGTCCAGAGAAGGAATCTGGACGGCCTGATTGTTATGAATGCTTCCGGAGCGATTGTGGAGGAGCTGGCCCGCAATATCTCGATCCCCATTGTTCTTGTCGATGCCTATGATGTACCGGAAGGCAGCTACCACAGGATGAATATTGATGATGAAGAAGGAGGCTACCTGGCAGCTGAACACTTGCTCTCTCTTGGTCACACCTCCATTGCGATGGCTGTTGCAGCAGCGGAAAACAGTCCGGTTGATGAGCAGAGGATAGCCGGCTACAAAAGAGCTCTCAAAAAGTACAGCATCCCGTTCAAGCCCTCGCTTATTTTTGAAAGCGGTGACAGTACGCTCGAGTCTTCATTAGAGACGGGAAGACAAATCATGAACAGCGAGGAACCCGTCACAGCTGTTTTTGCCACATCGGATATTCTTTGTCTCGGCATTATGAGGCAATATGCTTCAGCAGGGAAAAAGATCCCCGATGATCTTTCGATAGTCGGGTTTGACGATTTAAATGTCAGTCAATATTTGTCTCCAAGTCTGACAACCGTCAGACAGGACATTTTAGCGAAGGGAATTCAGTCATCAGAGATGATTTTCTCCGCTCTTTTTCAAAATAGCCCCGGGACTTTCAAGAAGGTGCTGCCGGTTGAACTGGCGGTCAGGGAATCAACAGTCGCCTATACGTAA
- a CDS encoding cobyric acid synthase, with product MKGLMLQGTSSDVGKSLLVTALCRIFADKGLNAAPFKSQNMSNNSYVTLDGLEIGRAQGIQAEAAGQEANVYMNPILLKPSSDMASEVVLFGKRDQVLSGMDYRSSYYERGLQAIEQSIYELGKRYSYIIAEGAGSPAEVNLNDRELVNMKVAELADLPVILVADIERGGVFASIFGTLALLSPKDRKRVKGLIINKFRGDIELFREGREWLEAETGVPVLGIVPFLHGHMIEGEDSLSITSLFPVKRKFAIDLAVIKLPYLSNYTDFEPFLFEEDVRIRFIDRPEDLGEPDAIILPGTKSTISDLETINKSGLAQAILEHARAGKEVLGICGGYQMLGERLIDRFGMDTGVEGYETAGLGLLPVYTEFLKEKETIRRSGRTAKTCPLGQWTVKGYEIHMGKTYGSGFEPFLEFPGGSGDEGATAGFVTGTYMHHLFYNDGFRTAWLNHLREKKGAGALRSINLEALKDERYSLLAEQIEPHLDMERIMEMAEGGA from the coding sequence GTGAAAGGACTCATGCTTCAAGGGACTTCTTCAGATGTGGGGAAAAGCCTGCTCGTGACCGCTTTATGCAGAATATTTGCGGATAAAGGTCTGAATGCCGCTCCTTTCAAATCCCAAAATATGTCCAATAATTCCTATGTAACACTTGATGGACTTGAGATCGGAAGGGCACAGGGCATTCAGGCTGAAGCAGCAGGCCAGGAAGCGAATGTGTATATGAATCCGATTCTTTTGAAGCCTTCAAGTGACATGGCTTCTGAAGTGGTGCTTTTCGGAAAACGGGATCAAGTCTTGTCCGGCATGGACTATAGAAGCAGCTATTACGAGAGAGGGCTTCAGGCAATTGAACAATCCATCTATGAACTCGGCAAAAGGTATTCCTATATCATTGCGGAGGGAGCAGGATCTCCGGCGGAAGTGAATTTAAATGACCGGGAGCTGGTCAATATGAAGGTTGCCGAGCTCGCCGATTTGCCGGTTATTCTTGTTGCCGATATCGAACGGGGAGGCGTATTTGCAAGCATTTTTGGTACGCTTGCCCTTTTGTCCCCGAAGGACCGAAAAAGGGTAAAGGGATTGATAATCAATAAGTTTAGAGGGGATATCGAGCTGTTTAGGGAGGGAAGAGAGTGGCTGGAGGCAGAAACAGGCGTACCTGTTCTCGGAATCGTTCCATTTCTTCACGGTCATATGATTGAAGGAGAGGACTCGCTTTCCATCACCTCTCTGTTTCCGGTGAAAAGAAAATTTGCTATTGACCTCGCAGTCATTAAATTGCCTTACCTTTCAAATTACACCGATTTTGAACCTTTTCTTTTTGAGGAGGATGTCAGAATCAGGTTTATAGACAGGCCGGAAGATCTGGGAGAACCTGATGCAATCATTCTACCGGGAACGAAAAGTACAATCTCAGATTTGGAGACCATTAATAAAAGCGGGCTGGCCCAGGCTATCCTCGAACATGCCCGGGCAGGAAAAGAAGTGCTTGGAATCTGCGGCGGGTATCAGATGCTTGGAGAGAGGCTCATTGACCGTTTTGGCATGGATACGGGAGTGGAAGGATATGAAACAGCTGGCCTTGGACTGCTGCCTGTTTATACTGAATTCCTGAAGGAAAAAGAAACGATTCGCAGATCAGGCCGAACCGCAAAAACATGCCCTCTCGGACAATGGACGGTAAAAGGCTATGAAATTCATATGGGGAAAACGTACGGCAGCGGATTCGAGCCGTTCCTTGAATTTCCCGGCGGCAGCGGGGATGAAGGAGCTACAGCGGGATTTGTGACAGGAACCTACATGCACCACCTGTTTTACAATGATGGCTTTCGTACGGCCTGGCTGAATCACCTTCGGGAGAAAAAAGGGGCCGGAGCGCTCCGCTCAATCAATCTTGAAGCATTGAAGGATGAGCGCTACAGCCTCCTGGCAGAACAAATCGAGCCGCATCTCGATATGGAGAGAATCATGGAAATGGCTGAAGGGGGCGCTTAA
- a CDS encoding histidine phosphatase family protein, which produces MDGTVAIALFRHGMTEKNSRHVYSGWTDDPLSDEGKALLSPVKGFDPVLLFTSGMLRTDQTADLLFPDVPKTAVPALKEIHFGRWEGLSYRDLKEDRDYALWLSDMDQHAPPDGESLTAFKERVMDGWGMIRDRILRSHAPSAAVICHGGTIRQLMTEWSGDARGFWEWKAEPGAGFIMIFTLEALRRGEPCISFQEVPLTAKPNG; this is translated from the coding sequence ATGGATGGGACTGTGGCTATTGCATTATTTCGCCATGGCATGACGGAAAAAAACAGCCGGCATGTGTACAGCGGCTGGACGGATGATCCGCTGTCGGATGAAGGAAAAGCCTTGCTTTCTCCAGTTAAAGGCTTTGATCCTGTCCTTTTATTTACGAGCGGTATGCTCCGCACGGATCAGACAGCAGATCTTTTATTTCCGGATGTTCCAAAAACCGCTGTTCCGGCTTTGAAAGAAATCCATTTTGGGAGATGGGAAGGACTTTCTTACAGGGATTTAAAAGAGGATAGGGATTATGCTCTCTGGCTTTCCGACATGGATCAGCATGCCCCTCCGGATGGTGAGAGCTTAACGGCTTTTAAAGAAAGGGTCATGGATGGCTGGGGAATGATCCGGGACCGGATACTAAGGAGCCATGCACCCTCTGCCGCTGTTATTTGCCATGGCGGAACCATCCGCCAGCTCATGACGGAATGGTCTGGTGATGCCAGAGGTTTTTGGGAGTGGAAGGCAGAGCCGGGAGCCGGGTTCATCATGATCTTTACACTTGAAGCACTTAGGAGGGGAGAGCCATGCATTTCGTTTCAGGAGGTGCCTTTAACGGCAAAGCCAAATGGGTAA
- a CDS encoding bifunctional adenosylcobinamide kinase/adenosylcobinamide-phosphate guanylyltransferase, which produces MHFVSGGAFNGKAKWVRKQSWWSEEALWISAYRNDELHQPFRTLTVIEGLEEFIRRDLMEAGQQTADTWRCLIRYWQEWEEAAEENNLVLIGTDISKGIVPAEAENRLWRDVTGWVYQDIVQHAKRADFIWYGIQTPLKGAGK; this is translated from the coding sequence ATGCATTTCGTTTCAGGAGGTGCCTTTAACGGCAAAGCCAAATGGGTAAGAAAACAGAGCTGGTGGAGTGAAGAAGCACTTTGGATCAGTGCATACAGGAATGATGAACTGCACCAGCCTTTCCGGACCCTGACAGTCATAGAGGGACTCGAGGAGTTCATCAGAAGAGATCTTATGGAAGCGGGGCAGCAAACCGCGGATACGTGGAGGTGTTTAATCCGGTATTGGCAGGAATGGGAAGAAGCGGCGGAGGAAAATAACCTAGTGCTCATAGGCACAGATATCTCAAAAGGAATTGTTCCGGCAGAAGCTGAAAACAGGCTTTGGCGGGATGTAACCGGCTGGGTTTATCAGGATATTGTCCAGCATGCCAAACGGGCCGATTTCATATGGTATGGCATTCAGACTCCGCTGAAGGGAGCAGGAAAATGA
- a CDS encoding adenosylcobinamide amidohydrolase, translating into MIEVQLVSGGYEKKNVLNGVSFSVSKGEFFGILGPNGSGKTTLMKILSGIHPASKGEVRIKDRPVGSYQTKELAKVMAVLPQLTHTAFDMTVKEAVSIGRYPHQARILPRWTTEDEQLVHLAMEDTGVAEFAHRSIQDLSGGEQQRVFLAQALAQDPDILLLDEPTNHLDLAFQQSLLSRLKGWTKNRNLTIVSIFHDLNMASLYCDRVLLLDKGNVSGIGTPYDALQEPSLKEVYKAGIKRHYHPSHESPQVILDSPAEQGRELEITESMLAIRPEYITLKAPFPLKTISSAVVHAGIGWYTTFLNRHVGVNDPCGDPQLDLIRFIQSKGFDPNETVGMMTAVMLEDASVKMTEGDGFSILTVVTAGTGNAADASCGSAGLSVSPGTINTWVFVNGICSDEAFLQAVITATEAKTRALADCLIQDPVTKTIATGTTTDSVLIAATQQGRKLAYAGTATDLGRAIGKSVYECTSESIKLYLKRKSRA; encoded by the coding sequence ATGATTGAAGTTCAGCTTGTATCCGGGGGATATGAGAAAAAAAATGTATTGAACGGAGTCAGTTTTTCTGTCAGCAAGGGAGAGTTCTTTGGTATTCTCGGCCCTAACGGGAGCGGCAAAACGACGCTGATGAAAATACTGTCCGGTATTCATCCGGCTTCAAAGGGAGAAGTCCGGATTAAAGATCGTCCGGTCGGCTCCTATCAAACAAAGGAGCTGGCGAAGGTGATGGCGGTTCTTCCCCAGCTTACCCATACAGCCTTTGATATGACGGTGAAGGAGGCGGTAAGTATTGGCCGCTATCCTCATCAGGCCCGGATTTTGCCAAGATGGACGACTGAAGATGAACAGCTCGTGCATCTTGCCATGGAAGATACAGGAGTGGCGGAATTCGCACACAGGTCCATTCAGGATTTGAGCGGGGGAGAACAGCAGAGAGTCTTTCTCGCTCAGGCTCTTGCCCAGGATCCGGATATCCTGCTGCTGGATGAGCCGACCAACCATTTGGATCTTGCGTTTCAGCAGAGCCTCCTTTCGAGGCTGAAGGGGTGGACAAAGAACCGGAACTTGACGATCGTTTCCATTTTTCATGATTTAAATATGGCAAGTCTGTATTGTGACCGTGTGCTCCTTTTGGACAAAGGAAACGTATCAGGGATCGGAACGCCTTATGATGCTCTGCAGGAGCCCTCTTTAAAAGAAGTGTACAAAGCGGGGATTAAACGCCATTATCACCCTTCCCACGAAAGTCCACAGGTTATTCTGGATTCCCCGGCCGAACAGGGGAGAGAGCTGGAGATTACTGAATCCATGCTTGCAATCCGGCCTGAATACATAACATTAAAAGCCCCATTCCCACTAAAGACCATTTCTTCGGCAGTTGTTCATGCAGGAATAGGCTGGTATACAACCTTTTTGAACCGGCATGTCGGCGTGAATGATCCATGCGGTGATCCGCAGCTAGACTTAATCCGGTTTATCCAGTCAAAAGGATTTGATCCGAATGAAACGGTCGGTATGATGACGGCCGTCATGCTTGAGGATGCAAGCGTGAAAATGACAGAGGGGGATGGATTTTCGATTTTAACCGTCGTTACTGCGGGAACCGGAAACGCGGCGGATGCTTCCTGCGGATCAGCGGGACTGAGTGTTTCACCCGGAACCATTAACACTTGGGTGTTTGTGAACGGAATTTGTTCAGATGAAGCGTTCTTACAGGCCGTCATCACCGCTACAGAGGCAAAAACACGGGCGCTGGCTGATTGTCTCATCCAGGATCCTGTAACGAAGACCATTGCAACCGGAACGACAACGGACAGTGTTCTCATTGCCGCTACACAACAAGGCAGAAAGCTTGCTTATGCAGGGACGGCCACTGACCTGGGAAGAGCTATTGGAAAAAGCGTTTATGAATGCACCTCGGAGTCCATCAAGCTATACCTGAAGAGGAAAAGCCGTGCTTAA
- the cbiB gene encoding adenosylcobinamide-phosphate synthase CbiB → MLNHLAALTIAVLLDRILGDPPSMPHPVRWFGRAISFLEKRMNKGSCKKMKGVLMVLVLLVAVLIVVIPLQHICYGFHPAAGILFEAAVIFTSIAQRSLKEAALDVEAPLRTGDIKKARIKLSYIVGRETDDLQESEIVRGTVETVAENTSDGVTAPLFWAAIGGAPAALLYRLVNTLDSMAGYKSERFFKFGWASARLDDVLNWIPARITAALMLVSCKGIGHWSNVSADAKKHPSPNSGWGEAAAAYLLGIELGGMNTYEGIQSERARMGRPDHPLTRIHILQTVQIMNRTVIAFIVLLWIGGLFLEFTASWI, encoded by the coding sequence GTGCTTAATCATCTTGCGGCTTTAACGATAGCCGTCCTGCTGGACCGTATACTCGGAGATCCCCCATCGATGCCCCATCCTGTCAGGTGGTTCGGCCGGGCGATTTCTTTTCTCGAAAAAAGGATGAATAAGGGGAGCTGCAAAAAAATGAAAGGCGTCCTTATGGTTCTCGTTCTTCTTGTGGCTGTTCTTATAGTGGTCATACCCCTTCAGCATATATGTTACGGGTTTCATCCCGCAGCGGGGATCCTGTTTGAAGCTGCTGTTATCTTCACTAGCATTGCTCAGCGGAGTTTAAAAGAGGCGGCGCTGGATGTGGAGGCTCCTCTTAGAACGGGAGACATTAAAAAGGCGAGAATCAAGCTTTCCTATATAGTAGGGAGAGAGACGGATGACCTTCAGGAAAGCGAAATCGTGAGAGGGACGGTTGAAACGGTTGCGGAAAACACGAGTGACGGAGTAACGGCCCCCCTTTTTTGGGCCGCCATTGGCGGTGCTCCGGCTGCTCTTTTATACAGACTGGTCAACACGCTTGATTCAATGGCTGGATACAAAAGTGAACGGTTTTTTAAATTCGGCTGGGCTTCCGCAAGGCTGGATGATGTCTTGAACTGGATTCCGGCAAGGATAACGGCTGCGCTGATGCTGGTTTCCTGTAAAGGGATTGGACATTGGAGCAACGTATCCGCTGATGCCAAAAAGCATCCAAGTCCGAACAGCGGATGGGGAGAAGCGGCGGCCGCTTATTTGCTCGGGATTGAGCTTGGCGGGATGAATACGTATGAAGGCATTCAATCTGAAAGGGCACGGATGGGAAGGCCTGATCATCCGCTTACACGGATTCATATCCTGCAAACCGTTCAAATCATGAACCGGACGGTTATTGCTTTTATTGTTTTGTTATGGATAGGAGGATTGTTTCTTGAATTTACCGCATCATGGATCTAA
- the cobS gene encoding adenosylcobinamide-GDP ribazoletransferase, with protein sequence MKTRVEGFLIAVQFFTAIPVKKSFDMDPKRVSYAVRSLPLTGIILGLMMMAALWGMKTFSPFSDLASAFFVWILAIILTGGLHLDGWMDASDAYFSYRDKEKRLEIMKDPRTGAFGVLSVLVLLSARFLFIYEITVRLEWMDYFLAAVIPLLSRIGMGILLACVPPAKKEGLASFFHRGLDKRKVLLVFSGWIVGAAVLFYAAEPMLGTFFLSLVLLLFCFTAVAGFFIVKQFNGVTGDLLGASAEGGETVLWMGLWLLHYFAMA encoded by the coding sequence GTGAAGACTCGAGTCGAAGGATTTCTGATTGCTGTTCAATTCTTTACAGCGATCCCTGTAAAGAAGTCTTTTGATATGGATCCTAAAAGGGTTTCGTATGCCGTAAGGAGTCTCCCGCTAACAGGGATAATCCTCGGTCTTATGATGATGGCTGCTTTATGGGGGATGAAGACCTTTTCCCCTTTCTCTGACCTTGCGTCCGCCTTTTTTGTTTGGATTTTGGCTATCATTCTGACGGGAGGTCTTCATCTGGACGGCTGGATGGATGCAAGTGATGCTTATTTTTCGTACAGAGATAAAGAAAAGCGCCTTGAAATCATGAAGGATCCAAGGACCGGCGCGTTTGGCGTTCTGTCTGTCCTTGTTTTGCTCTCTGCCAGGTTTCTATTTATCTACGAAATCACCGTCCGGCTGGAATGGATGGACTACTTTCTTGCGGCGGTCATTCCGCTGCTGTCAAGGATCGGAATGGGAATCCTGCTTGCCTGTGTTCCCCCGGCAAAAAAAGAGGGCCTGGCTTCTTTTTTTCATAGAGGCTTGGATAAGCGGAAGGTACTACTCGTTTTTTCTGGCTGGATTGTGGGTGCTGCCGTTCTTTTTTATGCAGCAGAACCGATGCTCGGCACTTTTTTTTTAAGTCTGGTGCTGCTGCTTTTCTGTTTTACAGCAGTGGCTGGATTCTTTATAGTGAAACAGTTTAACGGAGTTACCGGCGATTTGCTTGGGGCATCTGCGGAAGGAGGGGAAACGGTTTTATGGATGGGACTGTGGCTATTGCATTATTTCGCCATGGCATGA
- the cobD gene encoding threonine-phosphate decarboxylase CobD — MNLPHHGSNPKHVYNSLQLKAPQNILDFSVNTNPYGPPKFIHENWEGYSACIQDYPDPDAAELLKALSVKEKVPESFILAGNGAAELIFLLGQMLKGQDVLIIEPSFSEYRQALEVQGASIDSLVLLEENNWDLDSRIFTMMEGKKAVFLCSPNNPTGKVYSRSILLDVIEQAEKAGTLVICDEAFYDFAENEPSVVSELHRYPNLIILRSVTKMYALAGLRLGYILAEPSIIGDLKKRQPHWSVNALAQVIGRVCAADAEHAQKTRLLIELERKRVMRELSLIGIRVYPSSTNFYLIAAPKEEGLFRFLLEKGITVRHTENFAGLNGNYLRIAVKLPEENDQLIQALKEWKYC; from the coding sequence TTGAATTTACCGCATCATGGATCTAACCCGAAGCATGTATATAACAGCCTTCAGCTGAAGGCTCCACAAAACATTCTTGATTTCAGCGTCAATACAAATCCATATGGACCTCCGAAGTTCATTCATGAAAACTGGGAAGGATATAGTGCCTGTATTCAAGATTATCCGGATCCTGATGCGGCAGAGCTTTTAAAGGCTCTCTCAGTGAAAGAAAAGGTGCCGGAATCCTTTATTCTGGCAGGAAACGGTGCAGCGGAGCTTATTTTTCTTCTTGGACAAATGCTCAAGGGACAGGATGTATTAATCATTGAACCGTCTTTTTCCGAATACCGCCAGGCACTTGAAGTGCAAGGAGCTTCGATTGATTCTCTCGTGCTGCTCGAAGAAAACAACTGGGACCTGGATTCAAGAATTTTCACGATGATGGAAGGGAAAAAAGCTGTATTTCTCTGCAGCCCCAATAATCCGACGGGGAAAGTATATAGCCGTTCTATTCTTTTGGATGTTATTGAGCAGGCGGAAAAGGCCGGAACCCTCGTTATTTGTGATGAAGCGTTTTACGATTTTGCCGAAAATGAACCGTCCGTAGTTTCTGAGCTTCACCGTTATCCCAATCTGATCATTTTAAGGTCAGTCACGAAAATGTATGCACTCGCAGGCCTGAGACTTGGCTATATCCTTGCGGAGCCTTCGATCATCGGGGATTTGAAAAAGAGGCAGCCCCATTGGAGTGTCAACGCGCTCGCACAGGTGATTGGAAGGGTGTGTGCAGCAGACGCAGAGCACGCACAAAAAACAAGACTGCTGATTGAACTGGAACGCAAAAGAGTCATGAGGGAACTGTCTTTGATTGGAATCCGGGTATACCCAAGCAGCACCAATTTTTATTTAATCGCTGCTCCTAAAGAGGAAGGGCTTTTCCGTTTTCTTTTGGAAAAGGGGATAACCGTGAGGCATACTGAAAATTTTGCCGGTCTGAATGGAAACTACCTGCGGATTGCGGTGAAGCTTCCGGAAGAAAACGATCAGCTTATCCAAGCGCTTAAGGAGTGGAAATATTGCTGA